The region TTCACGTCGGCGTCACCGGAGACGATGATGATCGGCAATGCTGCCCGTACCGACTCCCGAACCTGACGAATCAGCTCCAGACCATCGACATGCCCCATGCGCAGGTCGGTGATCACTAGGCCAATCGAAGGTGTTGTGTCCAACAGTTTGAGTGCCGTTTCGCCACTGGCAGCAGTCATGGAGCGCACGCCGTCCATGGCAAGAATCTCAGATAGCAACTCGCGAGCATCTTTATCGTCATCGACGATCAAAACGCGCTGCGGTGGCAAGTCAGGCTCCTGCATGATGGCACTCAGCGCCTCGCGCTCAGCGTCACTTAAAATATCGTGGTCGGACATGGTTCTCTCTACATTTCCAGTTCAATCCCCTAGCACAATGGTCAGACATTGCTAAGCAGAGCTTTAATGTGCACTTCGTCGGATAATTTTCATAGCGAAAATATGTGCGTTTTTTGTACACAACCTGTGTCAGGGCTGACCGACATCACTGTACGTGCAGCGAATACCTAGACTTACGTCCAATGGGCACCCCGCGCTCGGGGGCCGACCATAGCTGCAACCATCCGACAACAACAATTCGAAAAAGACTGCGGTAATAAGTGATGAGTAAAGCGGACGCCTTCACCCAGGCAGGGAAAACCGCGGTGTTGCAGAACATCCAGGGCACTTTGCAGTTCCTTCAGCGCTTCCCGCCCTTCAATCAGATGGAACATGCTCATTTGGCCTACCTGGTCGAGCAATGCCAGCTGCGATTCTACGGTCCCGGCGAGAGCATCATCAAACCCGCCGATGGCCCGGTCGAGCATTTCTACATCGTCAAACAGGGCCGAGTCGTCGGCGAGCGCCCGCACACGGCAAAGGGCGGCACTGAAACCACCTTCGAAATAACCACAGGGGAATGCTTTCCCTTAGCCGCATTGCTGGGCGAACGAGCGACCCGAACCGAGCATCTGGCGGCTGAAGACACCTTTTGCCTGCAATTGAACAAACTGGCGTTCATCAAATTGTTCGCCCTCTCCAACTCGTTTCGCGACTTTGCCTTGCGTGGGGTTAGCAGCCTGCTGGATCAGGTCAACCAGCAGGTCCAGCAAAAAGCCGTGGAAACCCTTGGCACTCAATACTCGTTGAACACTCGGCTCGGCGAACTGGCCATGCGTCATCCGGTGACGTGTAGCCCGGCCACGCCCTTGCGTGAAGCCGTGACCTTGATGCATGAGCAGCAGGTCGGCAGCATTGTCATCGTCGACGAGCAAAAAGCCCCCTTGGGGATTTTCACCCTGCGCGATCTGCGCCAAGTGGTGGCCAACGGCACCAGCGACTTCAATGAAGCCATCGCACGGCACATGACCCAGGCGCCGTTTTTCCTGACCCCCGATCACAGCGCCTTCGACGCCGCCATTGCCATGACCGAGCGACACATCGCCCACGTCTGTCTGGTAAAAGATCAGCGCCTGTGTGGCGTGGTGTCCGAGCGCGATCTGTTTTCCCTGCAGCGAGTCGATCTGGTGCATCTGGCGCGCACTATTCGCAGCGCCCAGAAGGTCGAGAACCTGGTGGCGATTCGCGGCGAGATCAGCCAGCTGGTGGAACGCATGCTCGCCCACG is a window of Pseudomonas sp. DC1.2 DNA encoding:
- a CDS encoding response regulator; amino-acid sequence: MSDHDILSDAEREALSAIMQEPDLPPQRVLIVDDDKDARELLSEILAMDGVRSMTAASGETALKLLDTTPSIGLVITDLRMGHVDGLELIRQVRESVRAALPIIIVSGDADVKDAIAAMHLSVVDFLLKPINTDKLLELVKHELGMEP
- a CDS encoding putative nucleotidyltransferase substrate binding domain-containing protein — its product is MSKADAFTQAGKTAVLQNIQGTLQFLQRFPPFNQMEHAHLAYLVEQCQLRFYGPGESIIKPADGPVEHFYIVKQGRVVGERPHTAKGGTETTFEITTGECFPLAALLGERATRTEHLAAEDTFCLQLNKLAFIKLFALSNSFRDFALRGVSSLLDQVNQQVQQKAVETLGTQYSLNTRLGELAMRHPVTCSPATPLREAVTLMHEQQVGSIVIVDEQKAPLGIFTLRDLRQVVANGTSDFNEAIARHMTQAPFFLTPDHSAFDAAIAMTERHIAHVCLVKDQRLCGVVSERDLFSLQRVDLVHLARTIRSAQKVENLVAIRGEISQLVERMLAHGASSTQITHIITLLNDHTVCRVIELTLAEKGDPGVPFSWLCFGSEGRREQTLHTDQDNGILFEARDAAHAAEIRGKLLPIAQQINQSLALCGFTLCKGNIMAGNPELCLSRIEWARRFAAFIREATPENLLSSSIYFDLRVVWGDEQGCEQLRRGILDQVGDNRLFQRMMAENALRNRPPVGRFREFVLARKNGEKATLDLKVQGLTPFVDGARLLALAHGIATNNTQERFRQLVAKEVIERLDGAAYEEAYHFIQQTRMQQHQLQIRENLPYSNRVDPDSLNHLDRRILRESLRQAQRLQSSLTLRYQL